One genomic segment of uncultured Desulfobacter sp. includes these proteins:
- a CDS encoding 4'-phosphopantetheinyl transferase superfamily protein, giving the protein MIKSPILKSGQVHVFYARSDQISDPCLLNQYRACLCPAEIQKANRYLKQSDRHLSLVSRALVRYLIAEVTRQDPQSLRFSTNKHGKPFLVGFPEIHFNLSHSHGAAVCAFCRNAAVGVDVEDIGRRTDLSIAKRFFSSYETALITKVSGTEKRKLFFDIWTLKEAYIKAVGKGLTIPLNSFFFNANDTDIRITFSDTGRIDPMWQFFQWRPEPGKIVATAVHSASPIVFKHFWCVPFVGIDPNPFE; this is encoded by the coding sequence ATGATAAAATCGCCCATTCTGAAATCCGGTCAGGTCCATGTGTTCTACGCCCGGTCAGACCAGATATCAGATCCTTGTCTTTTAAACCAATACAGGGCCTGTCTTTGCCCTGCTGAAATCCAAAAGGCGAACCGCTACCTGAAACAATCAGATCGGCACCTCAGCCTGGTGTCCAGGGCCCTGGTGCGATATTTGATCGCCGAGGTGACCCGACAGGATCCGCAATCCCTTCGCTTTTCAACCAATAAACATGGCAAACCCTTTCTTGTTGGGTTCCCGGAAATTCATTTTAATCTTTCCCACAGCCATGGTGCGGCAGTCTGCGCCTTTTGCCGTAATGCTGCCGTGGGCGTCGATGTGGAGGACATAGGGCGACGCACAGACCTTTCCATTGCCAAACGATTTTTCTCTTCTTACGAAACAGCACTTATCACAAAAGTATCAGGCACTGAAAAAAGAAAGCTGTTCTTTGATATCTGGACCCTGAAAGAAGCCTATATCAAAGCCGTTGGTAAGGGACTAACCATACCTTTAAACAGTTTTTTCTTTAATGCAAATGACACTGACATTCGAATCACTTTCAGTGATACCGGCCGGATCGATCCCATGTGGCAATTTTTCCAATGGCGGCCCGAACCCGGCAAAATTGTTGCAACTGCCGTTCATTCCGCTTCTCCCATTGTTTTTAAGCACTTTTGGTGTGTTCCGTTTGTGGGGATAGATCCCAATCCATTTGAATGA
- a CDS encoding iron-containing alcohol dehydrogenase, protein MQSLIKPDRSGEIVKFSIPEIFFGRKSLKYAGMCARRMGAEKIFLVSDSGIEKAGWVEKLLDILAQEQLNWVYYSDVHANPRDWQIQQGAKLYKDQDCDVVMAIGGGSPMDAAKGIALVAGNGGRVNDYEGANQIRDPLPPMIFIPSTASSGSDISQFTIITDMERKVKMSIISRTLVPNVSIIDPELLTTKSRSLIIAAALDALAHAIEAHVSRIASPMTEVHSLKAIEMIFHHLSAALETRSIDHLEKLSMAGTFAAMAFSNAGLGIDHALAHSLGGVLDTVHGIIHPILLPQVMRFNLESSTDKIAQIGRVILGKSLSSPRKTAMAGIENLEAYFKSLKVSTKLSDIVPDRSKLQRVCEMAALDSCLLSNPRSASVDEMLEICEKVW, encoded by the coding sequence ATGCAGTCCCTTATAAAACCAGACCGTTCCGGAGAAATTGTAAAGTTTTCTATTCCTGAAATTTTTTTTGGCAGAAAAAGCCTTAAGTACGCCGGCATGTGCGCCAGGCGGATGGGGGCGGAAAAAATATTTCTGGTCTCTGATTCAGGCATAGAAAAAGCAGGATGGGTGGAAAAATTACTTGATATTCTTGCCCAAGAGCAACTCAACTGGGTCTATTATTCCGATGTTCACGCCAATCCAAGGGACTGGCAGATCCAACAGGGGGCAAAGCTGTACAAAGACCAGGACTGTGACGTTGTCATGGCCATAGGCGGAGGCAGCCCCATGGACGCCGCAAAAGGTATAGCCCTGGTGGCCGGCAACGGCGGTCGGGTTAACGATTATGAAGGGGCCAACCAGATTCGTGATCCCCTGCCGCCCATGATATTCATCCCCTCAACCGCCAGCAGCGGATCAGATATTTCCCAGTTTACCATTATAACGGACATGGAACGCAAGGTTAAGATGTCCATCATCAGCCGGACACTTGTGCCCAATGTTTCCATCATTGATCCGGAACTTCTGACCACCAAATCCAGGAGCCTTATCATTGCCGCAGCCCTGGATGCTTTGGCCCATGCCATTGAAGCCCATGTCTCCCGGATTGCCTCCCCCATGACCGAAGTCCACTCCCTTAAAGCCATTGAGATGATCTTCCATCACCTCTCCGCAGCCCTTGAAACCCGCTCCATCGACCATCTAGAAAAACTAAGCATGGCCGGAACTTTTGCGGCAATGGCCTTCAGCAATGCCGGCCTGGGTATTGACCATGCATTGGCTCACTCCCTGGGAGGGGTCTTGGACACGGTTCACGGCATCATCCATCCCATTCTCCTGCCCCAGGTCATGCGGTTCAACCTTGAGTCCAGTACCGACAAAATCGCCCAGATCGGCCGGGTTATTCTTGGCAAATCCCTTTCGTCACCCCGGAAAACAGCTATGGCAGGTATTGAAAATCTGGAAGCATACTTTAAAAGCCTTAAGGTCTCTACCAAATTAAGTGATATCGTACCGGACCGGTCCAAACTCCAAAGGGTCTGCGAGATGGCTGCCCTGGACTCCTGCCTGCTGAGCAATCCAAGGAGTGCCAGTGTGGATGAGATGCTTGAAATATGTGAAAAGGTGTGGTGA
- a CDS encoding NapC/NirT family cytochrome c: MKKMIKPLIFVFAGIIIAFPVFSLTYYTMVRTSTPGFCASCHEIQPAFNAWKTSTHVNNAQGFVADCMDCHLPAPQDTINFFYTKAAHGIKDVFVHFAYGTYNREKSREHAYETFKNAQCQKCHRNILNIPDKRGAMLAHRTVLYPKEGYEKKCVDCHRNLVHVDSEIYRYKEKQAPYRGLGI, from the coding sequence ATGAAAAAAATGATCAAACCTTTAATTTTTGTCTTCGCCGGCATTATTATCGCGTTTCCTGTATTTAGCCTGACCTACTATACAATGGTTAGAACATCAACGCCTGGATTCTGCGCCTCCTGCCACGAAATTCAGCCCGCCTTTAACGCTTGGAAGACCTCTACCCATGTAAACAACGCCCAGGGATTTGTCGCTGATTGTATGGACTGCCACCTGCCTGCCCCGCAGGATACAATTAACTTTTTTTATACAAAGGCAGCCCACGGCATCAAAGATGTATTCGTTCATTTTGCCTATGGGACCTATAATCGGGAAAAGAGTCGTGAACATGCCTATGAAACCTTTAAAAATGCACAATGCCAGAAATGCCACCGAAATATTTTGAATATCCCGGATAAAAGGGGAGCCATGCTGGCTCACCGGACAGTTCTATACCCCAAAGAAGGTTATGAAAAAAAATGTGTAGACTGCCACAGGAATCTGGTTCATGTGGACAGTGAAATTTACAGGTATAAAGAAAAACAGGCGCCGTATAGAGGATTGGGGATTTAG
- a CDS encoding acyltransferase: MLDFLPSPVKGVLSFIGYLINTICLAIPLVLTAILKFVLPFKGMVVLLDKILIGIATLWITINGMNCDLFNGIDWQVNGLTQLKKKEWYLVISNHQSWVDILVLQKIFNSKIPMLKFFLKKELIWVPFLGLAWWALDFPFMKRYSKKFLETNPHLKGKDLERTRKACEKFKQTPVSVMNFVEGTRFTPEKHKRQKSPFNRLLLPRAGGIAFVLGSMGEYLHKIINVTIAYPGGVPTFWDYISGKTKKIIVDVDVFPVDEQMIGDYFNNDGYKQQFCDCLNQIWQEKDKKLDELLLGEPADRSSAWLKQSHVKKIKN; this comes from the coding sequence ATGCTGGATTTTCTTCCCTCTCCGGTTAAGGGGGTACTTTCATTTATTGGATATTTAATAAACACGATTTGTTTGGCAATTCCTTTGGTTTTAACCGCCATTTTAAAATTTGTTCTACCCTTTAAAGGGATGGTTGTATTACTGGACAAAATCCTTATTGGCATTGCAACCTTGTGGATCACAATCAACGGAATGAATTGTGACCTTTTCAACGGGATAGACTGGCAGGTGAACGGATTAACCCAGTTGAAAAAAAAGGAGTGGTATCTTGTCATCTCCAACCACCAGTCCTGGGTGGACATCCTGGTACTGCAGAAAATATTTAACAGTAAAATCCCCATGCTGAAATTTTTCTTGAAAAAAGAGCTGATCTGGGTACCTTTCCTGGGGCTTGCCTGGTGGGCACTGGATTTTCCATTCATGAAACGGTATTCAAAAAAATTTCTCGAAACCAACCCCCACCTGAAAGGAAAGGACCTTGAACGCACCCGCAAGGCGTGTGAAAAATTCAAGCAGACCCCGGTGTCGGTGATGAATTTTGTGGAAGGCACCCGGTTTACCCCGGAAAAACATAAACGCCAAAAATCACCATTTAACCGCCTCCTTTTACCCAGGGCCGGCGGTATTGCCTTTGTGCTGGGCTCCATGGGCGAATACCTTCACAAGATTATTAATGTCACCATTGCCTATCCGGGCGGGGTGCCGACCTTCTGGGACTACATTTCAGGCAAAACAAAAAAAATCATTGTAGACGTGGATGTATTCCCAGTAGACGAACAGATGATCGGTGATTACTTTAATAATGATGGATATAAGCAACAATTCTGTGATTGCCTCAATCAGATCTGGCAGGAAAAGGACAAAAAACTGGATGAACTGCTTCTTGGTGAACCGGCGGACAGGTCATCTGCCTGGTTAAAGCAATCACATGTAAAAAAAATCAAAAATTAA
- a CDS encoding type I restriction enzyme HsdR N-terminal domain-containing protein: MSEDSHHLILGELVDFLSGRTITDTHDERSRQQIARHLVNDLGFDKSDIEAGREITLQTAGRSAVVKADFLVYSNQRAVMMINFAPGSLVTRRLPTLALSRLIFDYQIPFVVVTNGEDAELISGKTGKVEGEGISAIPGPDHQIIQSLPDTFETVSAKRRSQAEKIAFACLVDGSCMMENYCDEC; this comes from the coding sequence ATGAGTGAAGATTCCCATCACCTGATTCTGGGTGAGCTTGTTGATTTTTTAAGTGGTAGAACCATTACGGATACCCACGATGAAAGGTCCCGCCAGCAAATAGCCCGGCATCTGGTAAACGATCTGGGATTTGATAAATCAGATATTGAGGCTGGACGGGAAATAACCCTCCAAACCGCTGGACGCAGTGCGGTTGTTAAGGCTGATTTTCTGGTTTACAGCAATCAACGCGCTGTTATGATGATCAATTTTGCCCCGGGGTCCCTTGTGACCCGGCGTCTGCCGACCCTGGCATTGTCACGGCTGATCTTTGATTACCAGATCCCTTTTGTGGTGGTTACCAATGGCGAGGATGCTGAATTAATTTCAGGAAAAACCGGAAAGGTGGAAGGGGAGGGGATATCCGCCATTCCCGGGCCCGATCATCAGATTATACAATCTTTGCCGGATACATTTGAAACGGTGTCCGCCAAAAGGCGCAGCCAGGCAGAAAAGATCGCTTTTGCCTGCTTGGTGGACGGGTCCTGTATGATGGAAAATTATTGTGACGAATGTTAA
- a CDS encoding CoB--CoM heterodisulfide reductase iron-sulfur subunit B family protein, whose product MKYALFSGCRTGFDIPQHPKSAKAVLSRLNVKVEELDFGCCGYPVKEKNLDAFLLLSIRNLAMAQAHNMHVLTLCKCCFGSLKQAEYYFQNNSEKRVMINRILEKEGLHYGGGVKIHHMLTLLDREVDTGIIQRSIAHPLNGIKVAASYGCHALRPSAITGLDDHPNAPTIFERIIALTGAEVVNWSKRLECCGNPLLEKNTPLARDFILKKYETAEQEGADIICTACNYCHMQYEYGRDLILKSGTTNPIPAILLTQLLGRAMGLEKDLTGVETAA is encoded by the coding sequence ATGAAATACGCGCTATTTTCAGGATGTAGAACCGGATTTGACATCCCCCAACACCCAAAGTCGGCCAAAGCAGTTTTATCCAGGCTCAATGTTAAGGTGGAAGAACTGGATTTTGGCTGTTGCGGATACCCTGTTAAGGAAAAGAATCTGGATGCATTTCTTTTGCTGTCCATACGGAACTTGGCGATGGCTCAGGCGCATAACATGCATGTACTGACCCTGTGCAAGTGCTGTTTCGGCTCCCTTAAACAAGCAGAATATTATTTTCAAAATAATTCCGAAAAACGAGTCATGATCAACCGGATACTGGAAAAGGAAGGGCTTCACTATGGCGGGGGCGTCAAAATCCATCACATGCTGACCCTCCTGGACCGGGAAGTGGATACAGGTATTATTCAGCGAAGCATCGCCCACCCCCTTAACGGGATAAAAGTGGCTGCAAGTTACGGATGTCATGCGTTGCGCCCCTCAGCCATTACCGGGTTGGATGACCACCCCAATGCACCGACGATATTTGAACGGATTATTGCACTGACCGGGGCAGAAGTCGTAAACTGGTCCAAACGCCTGGAATGCTGCGGCAATCCTCTGTTGGAAAAAAATACCCCCTTGGCCCGGGATTTTATCCTGAAAAAATATGAAACGGCAGAACAGGAAGGGGCGGATATAATCTGTACGGCATGTAATTATTGCCACATGCAATATGAATACGGCCGGGATCTTATCCTGAAATCTGGAACAACAAACCCCATTCCCGCCATACTTCTTACCCAATTGCTGGGCCGGGCCATGGGGCTTGAGAAGGACCTGACAGGGGTAGAAACAGCTGCCTGA
- a CDS encoding multiheme c-type cytochrome gives MKRKLSALLAGVFITGLSASAVLCSDVQMNIPKSKEFRIERSMSPEAMACIECHKKQHPGIFSDWAASRHASANITCYDCHAAEAHDPDVSQSHFKEYEANDTKYGQKKYMVPVSAVVTPKDCSRCHPDEATQYSKSKHANTLEIIWKIDSWLNDGMTSEFERVNGCYHCHGTILKLKDKELDPATWPNVGVGRLNLDGSKGSCTSCHTRHRFSVMEARKPQACGQCHLGPDHPQIEIFTESKHGDIYDAFGDDYNWTAAPGTWTPGVDFRGPTCASCHMSGAGSVMTSHDVTERLSWELQAPLTVRPEDFKALPAQTNWQEERTKMQEICMQCHGKKWTESHYSQMDQSVKEYNEVYFKPAKAKLDELYTKGLLDKTRFFDEPLEVEYYELWHHEGRRARMGAAMMAPDYSWWHGFYECKKRFNAFMEEANHLIKTGEKSYKAVNYPNATGDTTKPPELFKE, from the coding sequence ATGAAAAGAAAATTGAGTGCACTGCTGGCGGGTGTATTTATCACCGGCCTATCCGCATCCGCGGTTTTATGTTCGGATGTCCAGATGAATATACCAAAATCAAAAGAGTTTAGGATCGAGCGGTCCATGTCACCTGAGGCCATGGCATGTATCGAATGTCATAAAAAACAGCACCCGGGCATCTTTTCCGACTGGGCGGCCAGTCGTCATGCCAGCGCCAATATTACCTGTTACGACTGCCACGCTGCCGAGGCTCATGATCCCGACGTTAGTCAATCCCATTTTAAAGAGTACGAGGCAAACGATACGAAATACGGGCAAAAAAAATACATGGTTCCGGTTTCTGCCGTGGTTACCCCCAAAGACTGCTCCCGCTGCCATCCCGATGAAGCAACGCAATACAGCAAGAGTAAACATGCCAATACTCTTGAAATCATTTGGAAAATAGATTCCTGGCTCAACGATGGCATGACCAGTGAGTTTGAGCGGGTAAACGGCTGTTACCATTGCCACGGCACCATTTTAAAATTAAAAGACAAAGAACTTGATCCGGCAACCTGGCCCAATGTCGGTGTGGGAAGGTTGAATCTTGACGGCAGTAAAGGCAGTTGCACAAGTTGCCATACAAGACATCGTTTTTCTGTTATGGAGGCCAGAAAACCCCAGGCCTGCGGGCAATGCCACCTTGGTCCGGATCATCCCCAGATCGAAATTTTCACAGAGTCAAAACATGGTGATATTTATGATGCCTTTGGGGATGACTACAACTGGACCGCCGCGCCGGGAACCTGGACACCTGGTGTTGATTTCAGGGGACCGACCTGCGCCTCATGTCATATGTCCGGTGCCGGCAGTGTGATGACCTCCCATGACGTCACCGAAAGATTGTCCTGGGAATTGCAGGCCCCATTGACAGTCAGACCCGAAGATTTTAAAGCCCTTCCGGCCCAGACAAATTGGCAGGAAGAACGGACTAAAATGCAGGAAATCTGTATGCAGTGTCATGGAAAAAAGTGGACCGAATCCCATTACAGTCAGATGGACCAGAGTGTCAAAGAATATAATGAGGTTTATTTCAAACCGGCTAAGGCCAAACTTGACGAACTTTATACAAAAGGCCTGCTCGACAAGACCCGCTTTTTTGATGAACCCCTTGAGGTGGAGTATTATGAATTATGGCACCATGAAGGACGCCGGGCAAGGATGGGAGCTGCAATGATGGCCCCGGATTATTCATGGTGGCATGGATTTTATGAATGTAAAAAACGGTTCAATGCGTTTATGGAAGAAGCCAACCACCTGATTAAAACCGGTGAAAAATCTTACAAAGCGGTAAATTATCCAAATGCCACCGGGGATACGACAAAACCACCTGAACTATTTAAAGAATAG
- a CDS encoding iron-containing alcohol dehydrogenase, translated as MSNGEAVYGFYIPTVTLMGIGAHKQICAQMKSLGVNKPFIVADKGITAAGITAKICDLIKADMGSEAVVYDDTVPNPTDKNVEEGLALYQKSGCDMIITLGGGSSHDCGKGIGLVATNGGTIHDYEGVDLSTKAMPPFIAINTTAGTASEMTRFCIITDTSRKVKMAIVDWRVTPAIAINDPLLMMGMPSSLTAATGMDALTHSVEAYVSTIATPITDACAIKAIELISQYLRPAVANGEDINARDKMAYAEYLAGMAFNNASLGHVHAMAHQLGGFYDLPHGVCNAILLPHVSRFNLIAKLDRYADIAVALGENIDGLSDRDAAERALTGIQTLSADVGIPTDLTQLGVKKEDLKIMAENAQKDACGATNPRRPTLEDVIGIYTAAL; from the coding sequence ATGTCAAACGGAGAAGCAGTTTACGGATTTTACATTCCCACAGTTACCCTCATGGGCATTGGCGCCCACAAACAAATCTGCGCGCAGATGAAAAGCCTTGGGGTAAATAAACCTTTTATTGTTGCAGATAAGGGGATTACAGCGGCAGGGATTACCGCTAAGATCTGCGATTTGATCAAAGCAGATATGGGCTCAGAAGCCGTTGTCTACGATGATACGGTGCCCAATCCCACCGACAAGAATGTAGAAGAGGGGCTTGCACTTTATCAAAAAAGCGGATGTGACATGATCATCACCCTTGGCGGGGGAAGTTCCCATGATTGCGGCAAAGGGATCGGACTTGTGGCAACCAACGGTGGGACCATTCACGACTATGAGGGCGTTGATCTTTCTACCAAGGCCATGCCGCCTTTTATCGCCATCAACACCACTGCAGGCACGGCCAGCGAAATGACCCGATTCTGCATTATTACAGATACCAGCAGAAAGGTGAAAATGGCCATCGTGGACTGGCGGGTAACGCCGGCCATTGCCATTAATGATCCGTTGCTCATGATGGGCATGCCCAGCTCCCTGACTGCTGCAACCGGTATGGATGCGTTGACCCACTCTGTAGAAGCATATGTCTCTACCATAGCCACTCCGATTACCGACGCCTGTGCCATCAAGGCCATCGAGTTGATCTCCCAATACCTGAGACCGGCTGTTGCCAATGGTGAAGATATTAATGCCAGGGACAAAATGGCCTATGCCGAGTATCTTGCAGGCATGGCTTTTAACAATGCAAGCCTTGGACATGTTCATGCCATGGCCCACCAATTGGGTGGATTTTACGATCTTCCCCATGGGGTCTGCAATGCTATTCTTCTTCCTCATGTTTCCCGCTTCAACTTGATTGCCAAACTTGATCGGTATGCGGATATTGCTGTTGCTCTTGGGGAAAATATTGATGGCCTTTCCGACAGGGACGCTGCTGAACGCGCATTGACCGGGATTCAAACCCTGTCCGCTGATGTGGGAATCCCGACTGACCTCACCCAGCTCGGTGTTAAAAAGGAAGATTTGAAAATTATGGCTGAAAATGCCCAGAAAGATGCCTGCGGTGCAACCAACCCCAGACGTCCGACCCTGGAAGATGTTATTGGCATCTATACAGCAGCACTTTAG
- a CDS encoding sigma-54 dependent transcriptional regulator — translation MDKPEEQINLLVVDDEKHIRRLLEKELSSPRRQITTAGDAQTALAAVQKTRFDVIILDIMLPDGNGIELMARFQEEILAVQIILITGYADVDDAVLSMKAGACDYITKPFDLDRLEQVVETAFQRGLGYKRELLRHQGSQADTNYPEQIIGHSKAMEEVRFLIRKAAPTNVPILITGESGTGKNVVARQLHAQSTKSHIPMITKNCATLQEELMRSELFGYCKGAFTGAESSRQGLLSMADEGTLFLDEVGELSVGVQASLLRVMENQTFRPVGDKNETRVNIRFIFATNRDLKEAVAKGIFSQALFHRLNVFTINMLPLRKRKEEIPVLVEYFIGKLRPNCKISKNAMDLLMDYDWPGNVRELHNVIERGIILSDNMVITERCLPLELLDTPSRDKDNTPLFPSLKDVEKKHILAVMAHVNGNRSQAAEILGISRKTLYRKLADIPECSQVGS, via the coding sequence ATGGATAAACCTGAAGAACAAATCAATCTACTTGTGGTAGATGATGAAAAACATATCCGCAGACTTCTGGAAAAGGAACTGTCCTCACCCAGGCGCCAAATTACAACGGCCGGAGACGCCCAAACCGCCCTTGCAGCCGTCCAAAAAACCCGGTTTGACGTCATTATCCTGGACATCATGCTGCCGGATGGCAACGGCATTGAATTGATGGCCCGTTTCCAGGAAGAAATCCTGGCGGTCCAGATCATCCTGATCACCGGTTACGCAGATGTGGATGATGCTGTACTATCCATGAAAGCCGGTGCCTGCGATTATATCACCAAGCCCTTTGACCTGGACCGGCTGGAACAGGTGGTTGAAACGGCATTTCAAAGGGGTCTGGGGTACAAAAGAGAACTTCTCCGGCACCAGGGTTCCCAAGCGGATACCAACTATCCGGAACAAATTATCGGGCATTCCAAGGCCATGGAGGAAGTCCGCTTTCTTATCCGCAAAGCCGCCCCCACAAATGTTCCGATTCTGATCACCGGGGAAAGCGGCACGGGGAAAAATGTCGTGGCACGCCAACTCCATGCCCAAAGTACGAAAAGCCATATTCCCATGATCACCAAAAACTGCGCAACGCTCCAGGAAGAATTGATGCGAAGCGAACTTTTCGGATATTGCAAAGGTGCTTTCACCGGCGCTGAATCCTCCAGGCAAGGCCTGCTTAGTATGGCCGACGAAGGTACTCTTTTCCTGGACGAAGTCGGGGAATTATCCGTGGGAGTTCAGGCCTCCCTTTTAAGGGTGATGGAAAACCAGACCTTCCGACCTGTGGGAGATAAAAATGAAACCCGGGTAAATATCCGGTTTATCTTTGCCACCAACCGAGATCTGAAAGAGGCGGTTGCCAAGGGAATCTTCAGCCAGGCACTGTTTCACAGGCTTAACGTATTTACCATCAACATGCTGCCCCTGCGCAAGCGAAAAGAAGAGATACCCGTGCTGGTGGAATATTTTATAGGAAAATTGAGACCGAACTGCAAGATCTCAAAAAATGCCATGGACCTTCTCATGGACTATGACTGGCCGGGCAATGTAAGAGAACTGCACAATGTTATTGAGCGGGGAATTATTCTTTCGGACAACATGGTTATCACAGAGCGCTGCCTACCCCTTGAGCTTTTGGATACCCCAAGCCGTGACAAAGATAATACGCCACTGTTTCCTTCTTTAAAAGATGTTGAAAAAAAACATATTCTGGCGGTGATGGCACATGTGAATGGCAACCGGTCCCAGGCGGCTGAGATATTAGGGATCAGCAGAAAAACCTTATATCGAAAATTAGCCGATATCCCGGAATGCTCCCAGGTCGGTTCGTAA
- a CDS encoding ATP-binding protein has product MKKTTIDDIIGLEYTKLGFFPEAKNKMAQLRAANLRLERKSQQLQAILDGISDAMVILSLNFTIISVNRLFMQIFDCDRPEGKTCYEILKNRDTPCQDCPVIQSLKNKQVCRQTLIYHIKDKKRQYEVSVSPMTDTHGKIFRFIVLMRDVTREKAFQENYYYSTKMATVGLLAAGVAHEINNPLTSIHGFSEGLKRRLPKLKACLENNPGTEELAADFDEYIDTIITESNRCRDIVKNLLTFSPRKRIDFSRVDLKDMVTDVIKLLHFRLKQETGVAIEMDIPADIPKIHGNAPEIKQVLLNIICNAIDAVEGQGLLKISVKVNEKRLLVSVRDNGYGIAEQDIERIFDPFFTTKPLGKGMGIGLFTCYNIIQQHQGKIRVESELGKGSVFHICFPLEEKYLDG; this is encoded by the coding sequence ATGAAAAAAACGACCATTGATGACATTATCGGTCTTGAGTATACCAAACTGGGATTTTTTCCAGAGGCAAAAAACAAAATGGCACAGCTCCGGGCCGCCAACCTCAGACTGGAGCGTAAAAGTCAACAACTTCAGGCTATTTTAGACGGAATTTCCGATGCTATGGTCATTTTGTCCCTTAATTTTACCATTATCTCGGTAAACCGGCTTTTCATGCAGATTTTCGACTGCGACCGGCCTGAAGGCAAAACCTGCTACGAAATTCTCAAAAACAGGGACACGCCTTGCCAGGATTGTCCGGTAATTCAATCCCTCAAAAACAAGCAGGTTTGCCGTCAAACCCTTATCTATCATATCAAGGATAAGAAACGGCAATATGAAGTCTCGGTGTCGCCCATGACAGATACCCATGGAAAAATCTTCAGATTTATTGTCCTTATGCGGGATGTGACCCGGGAAAAAGCCTTTCAGGAAAATTATTACTACTCCACAAAAATGGCCACCGTAGGGCTGCTGGCTGCGGGTGTGGCCCATGAAATCAACAATCCCTTAACCTCCATCCACGGATTTTCAGAAGGCCTGAAACGGCGCCTGCCCAAACTTAAGGCCTGCCTTGAAAATAATCCTGGGACAGAGGAACTGGCAGCAGATTTTGATGAATATATTGATACCATCATTACCGAGTCCAACCGGTGCCGGGATATCGTAAAAAATCTGCTTACCTTCAGCCCGAGAAAGCGAATTGATTTTTCCCGGGTGGATCTCAAGGATATGGTTACAGATGTGATCAAACTGCTTCATTTCCGCCTCAAACAGGAAACCGGTGTGGCCATTGAGATGGATATTCCGGCAGATATTCCAAAGATCCATGGCAATGCCCCGGAGATCAAACAAGTGCTGCTCAACATCATCTGTAATGCTATTGATGCGGTTGAAGGCCAGGGCCTGCTCAAGATCAGTGTTAAGGTTAACGAAAAGAGGCTTTTGGTTTCTGTCCGGGACAACGGCTATGGTATTGCCGAACAAGATATAGAACGTATTTTTGACCCCTTTTTCACCACCAAGCCTCTTGGAAAAGGTATGGGCATTGGCCTGTTTACCTGTTACAATATTATCCAGCAACACCAGGGAAAAATCCGGGTTGAAAGTGAACTTGGCAAAGGAAGTGTGTTCCATATCTGCTTTCCCCTTGAGGAAAAATATTTAGATGGATAA